The Bombus huntii isolate Logan2020A chromosome 2, iyBomHunt1.1, whole genome shotgun sequence genomic interval AGACGCACGCCCCATATGCCCTTTCGCTAGCGTCACAGAATCCGTGGAGCTCAATTTTCGTTGCGGATTCTAGGATGGTCTTCCGAGGGAACCTTACCGCATTTAACAACGGCAATTGGGTGTGGTATTTGATCCATGCTGTGTGTACGTCTGTCGGAAGGGATTCGTCCCAATCTACCTTCAATGTCCAGACTTGttgcaaaatcatttttgcTCGAACGATTACCGGCGCGAGCAATCCTAGTGGATCATAGATTTGTGCGATGACTGAGCTGATTAATCGCTTTGTGATTCGGGAAGTGTCACTGTTCGTCTTGACCGAATATAGTATGGTATCGTCGGCTGAATCCCAAAAGACGCCGAGTGTTTTTAACGTGGATGACTCACCGAGATGTAATTTCTGCTTGGTGTCTTCCTCAGGTAGCCCTCTCAGCAGATCCCGATCGTTTGATGCCCATTTGCGGATATTTAGACCGGCTAGCTTAAGTAATTTCGTGAGATCATTCCTGATTGATAGGGCTTCGTCCTTCGTATCGGCTCCGGTCAACGCATCGTCGACATAGAAGTCTCGCCGTAGGATCTGCGCTGCTCTCGGAAATCGAGGTCCCTCGTCCTCTGCCAACTGTTTGAGACATCGTATGGCCAGATACGGGGCTGCGGATAGACCGAACGTTACGGTGTTGAGTCGGTAAGTTTCGATCTCTCCGTTGTAGGCACGCCACAGAATCTTTTGATAGGGACGATCTTCTGGACGTAGGATGAATTGGTggtacattttctcgatgtcgccggtAAGGACATATTGAAATGACCGGAATCTCAATAGGATGTTCCTCAGGTCTTCTTGTAATTTCGGACCCGTATGAAGGGCGTCGTTTAGAGACACTCCCGTGGTACTTGAAGCTGAGCCGTCGAACACAACCCGTAGCTTGGTGGTGTCGCTCGATTCCTTGGTCACGCCGTGATGTGGTAAATAATATCCGTGgtcggtggcgtgatccgtgTTGATCTTCGTCATGTGACCCAAgtctaaatattcttgaaTCACAGCACTATACGCGGTTTCATATTGTTTGTCGCGTTGGAATCGGCGATGAAGAGAGGCGAGCCTGCTCATTGCAGCGGCCTTCGATGACCCTAGTGAGGAAAGCTTTTCGTTGAATGGTAATGCAACGATGTATCTGCCTTCCTTGGTTCGTCGGACATGGTTTCGGAAATGTTCTTCACATAGTCGTTCCGATTCCGAAAGATGAGTAGTGGCCGGTCCCTCGTCGATCTCCCAAAACCGTGCGAGGTCCTCTTGCAGAGCCGTTGTGGTTGCGTGGAACGTATTTATCGCGGTTTGGGACGTGGGACTCCCCCCGATTACCCAGCCGAAGCGTGTTTTTTGTAGACGTAGCTCAGGTTCGCCTGGTTGTGCCAGATTGACCTGCCCGATGCACAGCGACGCAAATGTTGATCCGGTACTAAGTAAGACATCGATCGGGGCTGGGCAATGGAATTGTGGATCGGCTAGTTGAATATTTCTGGGTAATCCCAGACTCGAGGGATCGATGGGCTCGCTTGGTACGAGGATCGATATGGCCGGGATAACAAGAAATTTCAATGTCTTCTTATACTTGCCGTCCGTCGACGTGATGGTGGCCGTGGTGTAACGTTTTGCCGTGGTGCTCAAATTGTCGAGGGCTCCGATCTGGATCGCACATCTCCTTTGCTTTATACCGAGGGACTTCGCGAGCTTGTCGGTCATGAAGTTCATGCTCGACCCAGTGTCGAGTAAGGCTCGGGCTCGGATTGGTTGTGCCTGTTTGTTCAAAACCTTGATCTGTGCTGTGGCCAACAGATCATGATGCAGAGGGGTGTGGGGAGATGTGTTTGTTAGTCCGATCCCCCTTGCTGTCGTAGTCTCGGACAGTCAGTTTTGCCCCGGTTGGGACTTGGATGAAGCGGTTGGGGTGGTGTTCCGGATCCGGGCTGAGCGTGACTCGTACGAGGAATGCTCTTTCGTACCTCTTGGAGCCGAAGATGTATGCTTCCGTGAAGTGTCGGATGTTCGCCTCGATTTGTGGGACGACCGCGACTTCGATGATGCCGATGGTGATTGTTCGGTGGAGGCTCGCTTGTGTGATGAACGACTGGCCGACGACCGACCGCTCGGTGCGCGACTGCCCGACGACCGACCGCTCGATGAGCGACTGTCCGACGACCGACTGCTCGGCGACCAACCGCTTGccgatcgaccgctcgacgatcgaccgctcgacgatcgaccgctcgacgatcgaccgctcgacgatcgaccgctcgaagatcgaccgctcgaagatcgaccgctcgacgacCATGAATCTACCTGGGTTTTTTCGCGGTGTAGATACGTATGGTGTCGGTGACCGCAGATACGACACGAACCCGATGTACATTGTGTCGGCGAATGTCCTGTGCCTAGGCAATTTATACACAACGATGCCTTCTTCACGATCTGAAAACGTTTGGTCGCTGATTTGGCCTTGAAGATTTTGCAGTGTCTGATCTCGTGAGGTCCGTTGCAGGTCGGACACACCACCGTTCTGCTGGTTGTAGCAAGGGTTCGCCCATGCGGTATGGTTGTTCGCTGACTGCGGTGTTTGTGTGTTGACCCTTTTGATTCCTTCTCTTTAGAGAGGAATTGAGTCCCGTTCGCCCGTGTTTTGAGAAAGTCTATCAGATGCTGATAGGATGGCACCTTTTGGCGGGGCAGTGTGCGTTGCCATTTACGCAGGCTGGACGAGGGCAACTTCGACGCGATCAATTCGATCATCGCTATGTTTGATGTGACGGGCTCCTTTAGATGTTCGAGCGCCTTTAGATTTACACTGATGGTTTCCAACAAATCCTCTAGGGCCTCTGGAGTTTCCTTTTTGATTTCCGGATAATTGCGCATCAAATTCCAATGGCGCATGCAGATTTGGAGGGGGCAATTGAACTTGTCCTTCAGTGTATCAAGCGCGATGGAATAGTTGGCCTCTGTGAGTTCTAATGACTGGATACTCTGTGCGGCCCGTCCAGTTATAGATGAGCGTAGATGCTGGAACTTTTGGACATTCGTCAAACCTTCGTTACGGTCCACTATGGATGTGAACATGTCGTAGAAATAGGTCCAATTCTCGAGGGCACCGTCGAATTGGGGCACGCGGACCTCTGGAACGGTGGTCGGCTCTGGTTTCCGGCATGTCTCACCTCTTGTTGTAGTCGACGGGGTTGGTGCTGATATTTGTTCAAAGAGCTCTCGGAACCGCATGTCAAGCTCCCGATGCTCTTGTGATAACGAATCTACCCGCGCATCTTCCCCCTCATCTACCACACCTAACTCTTCTTGAACCTCGAGTATCCTCCTCCAAAGCTCATCGAACGAGCTGCGGCAAGATGCTAGGAAGATTCTGTTTGCCTTCCCAGACGCTTCGTATTCATCGAGTTCGCGCCTTATGGTTGCAAGTCGACGGGCTAGGACGCCTCGTCTCCGCCGTAACGTGCTGATTGATTCAGCTTGGGCCATATTTGATTTTGATAATATGAACGACCTTACCTTGATCAAATGGACGTTGATCTGGGATTTGGTTGATAATCGTTACAATGCGGCGTGGGCTCGTGTAGATGCTGAGCGACGGAGGTGCTTCTCTCCTATGGCGGTTCCCTTGATCAGTTGACTAagtggttggaacttggatctCACGCGACACTGTATAGTCACTGGTCAGTGCACTTTTTGGTGGCACGaaatccggctcgaaggaccatgtaaattcgaccaatcgcggggagacgtaatcgcgaggagaaacgttaacgggggtcgtaaatccccgttacgattataacaatcgacgccacgaattgatcgatcccctgatttccgttgagataataaggggtgattgagttggtataacactgggattcacagtattataaagtatatatttcccaACACTTAgttacactgacgtagagaaataaatagttaacaacttgtcgcacgaagatgcgatagatatgtacgctagaaCAGGGCTCTTCTAATGGAATTAATGTGTCaatggacttagcactatGATATGTTgaggagagaagatgtatgttcgacaacaccgagaaccgacaaaagttTGCGTGAGGTATGCGACTCttgcgctatgtgtagactgcagcgttaggcgttagttggtagactgtctgtcgctcttttttttaatacggaagaaaagttcggtgtgggtgtgcccctgtgcctaaagaacgcggattcgttggtcccactttcgttaggaaaagtgagggtaacgaaccgcggtgtcgattggtcatgctgcactactgctcgaagggatgagtagggagtcttctaccatcgtggtgcgtaaatgactgtgtgtgtgagaaaaacctagcctgttttattacagggctattcgggttttcctaatgggtgcatacccgctttctccgtgttttaaaggcgactaataaacccaaggacacctctaaaaccgactgtgtttcgagcatatttttaGGCTTtagcaattcttcaagacaatcggattgaagacatatggcgaaacaatgcagggaagtgaaagttatggtgggtccttaggtttattgagggtcgaagtgccgttacgcaggtcggttgttgtccggtcgcgcgggctggcgtgcagatgttttaggcgtcgtaacaCATTTTCAAATCCCAACATCTTGTCAAACATTTTGCACCTTTTcagattaattaaattcttcattATCTATTCTCGAGTTAACGTGAAAATCTGAAACCGTTCACGGAATTCAAATTACCGTGGCAGCCTATTTCGTATTCACCGAACGCAGTATACCATGTTGCATTTGATATGCATTGATATTCGAAAACATACACTGCTTTTACGCGCTGTCGCGTTACACATCAATGTATACCTACTGCTACTACATGGAAATTTTTAGCAGTGCTGCTAACATCACTTAATATATCAATCCACAACAACGCCTTCCTCAAACCAAGACGCTGGTCAACAAGTTGCGCGAAACAAACGTTCGAAAGTAGCAGTCGCCATTTCATTGTAATGCAATATGATGTGCTCTCTGATATACCATGAATAAGTGATTGTCGATGTgaaaatttctcttttctttttcacgaCGCAGGCGATCAAATAGGAACTTGATTCCCGTAGTTCCTTATTTTGCGCGAAGAAGCTTACTACCGAACattttcgttaaatttattgtttctCGCGTGACAACAGCTCTATACATGCAGATATAATACCTTACAGGAGGATAAAAATGCGTAGTTCATCACCGAAATACTTTAAAGGAGAATTAATTGCAACCTATTACGCCCCGAGGCTTACTATCAATGCTGTATTTCTAACCATTTCTCTTAGTACTACAGTGTCGcagacagatcgtcttatatgaccgtcgagatatacacaaagtaACGATAAACGTGTCACATAAACTTGAAACTTcgattataaaagaaaagaaggttGAACCGTAACCCAattattaacttttttttatcgaactttattataaatactaCGATTACAATGCTTTTACAGAGGTAGAATAATACTGAATTAGAGAAAGGCTGAACAAGAACTGGCTGACGTCTCGGCTTATATGCGTTTTGGtttggggatgttgaggggctcggtgtaggttatgatgtGCAAAAGGGTTCGAAGGTCGTGGGTCGATGTTTTATCTATGATGTAGATTAAGATGTGTCATAGGCTCGGTATAGGCTATGATGATAAGGTGGTGACGTGTGCAAAAGAGTCGGAAGCTCGGGGGTCGATGTCTTATCTCTGGTGCAGATTAAGATGTGGTTGATGTCACaaacgcatagttgtcgtcaagcagcgagttctaGAAACATTGATTCGCCTTCTATCCGTTATTTTATCTACACAAAGAAGATGGCATACGTAATCATAGGCGCGAACAGTTGCGAGATCCGAACATAGTGGGTTCTCCCAGAGAAGACAAAGGAAGAAATCATAGGGCAGTCAGTACTATTTAAGGATTCATACCGAATGCATCGAGAGGTTCAGAGGAATAAAATCTAGGTCACTTAATCAAATGAATACATCGAGAAATATCATAAAGCCGGGCCGAATTACAATAACAAACTAACCAAACGTTAAATCATTTGTGTCGTgttcattataattttaaatattgttaaaatacaagcttatataacttatatataacttatataACTTATATAAGTTAAccctgttaattcagtgttaCAATCATTTGAACTATTTCTGTAATCCTAACCAAAACAGGAGAACGACtgattcgcggcgtcgattatcagaatcgtagcgagaacttacacctctcgctgacgcgttttcttCGCGATCGCGTTTCTCCGCGACTGGTCGAATAAACAGATAGCGTACAAGTTTATGAACCTTTTGTGCGATGTATTTCATTATTGGCATGCAGTCTAGCATGaacaaacaaaaaacaaaaaattgttgaaattcCCTATGAATCCATTATTGCAACGCTCAACTAACTAGCGACCAGCCAGGTACAACTGATCGGTTAGTATCGCCAGCCTTGAACGTTATTCGCGTCCAAGGTGGAGGATTATAAGAAATGTAAAGAGCAAGGTTTAGTTCACCTTATTTATTCCTCTCAATAACTCTGAATACAGATGTCTTTGAGTTCACTGGCTATCctgttaaatataattgtCACTGACTGAATACTGTTACAAGATGTTGACTCTTAGAATACTGGTGCAAGAGTGAGTCTTGGTGGTGTTGCTGTCGTAGAGGAAAGTTCGTGGTGAGTGTGTCTCAAGTCTGTTTCTAACCGATCATTGGGTAAAGACGTATGTTTAAGGATGGGCTGATCGTCCTAATAATGGTTCGTGTGCGGGTGACCTTGCACTTGGGGAAAAGCCGCGTTTCCGGTCTTCCTGAGATGTAccataaaataaagaaattacgTGCTTTATGGGTTCTTCAAGTGTGGTCCTAAAGCACCTTGACTGTACAATAGGCCCACTGTTTATGATGGGTCCGCACTAGGGTCGCGTAAACCTTTGACGGTCGTCCAGCCCGAGAATCGCATCTGGTTCATACAAGGCGTCGCGGTAATTACCAGGTGGCCACTCCAAATCCCGAACTTCCATCTAAGTATCTTTTTGAAGGATACTTTCCGAATATGAGTGTTTAAATTGGTTACGAATAATCTTGAATATGTGTGAGAAAATTAGGTTGATGGTCAAACTTGTCGAGTTTTTCACTCATTTCTTACTTTTTAAGCTAGAAAATTGTACCGTATGTTCAgctggataaattgtaaagtacaaattaaataacaataataaaaaaaacttcTTACTGTTTCGATCTCTGACGTGTCTCATTAAATggactttttttttattaacgtggAGGAAATGGGAAAAGCGGCGTGGTACTGCCGGATTCCCGGACTCCAACCGACTAAAGCCTCCACGATGACCGCCCCGGCTGCGATCGAGAGGGGCCCGGGAACCGGTGTGAACGACACACTGGACCCCTCCCCGCGCACAATACGACTCCTAATGGAGCGATGTGTGGCCACGTCACACCGCGCCTCGTCGCCGGAGTCGCCGTGCCAGGCAGTCCGGTTCCCCTACCGGACTGCTTTGCGGCCCCGAAGCGCTGAGCTGCCAGCGCCTAAGTTAGAACCCCACCGGGAGGCTCGACGGACCCAGCGTGTCTCACCGAAGCGTGTCCACGGCCTCTCGGGGTAAGAGTACCGCACCCTCACCCTCTCCGCCGCCTCTTTCCGAAGTATAACCTGCTCACAGAAGGAGGTCACGGCCCTCCTTCTTCTCTCGCTTACCAACAATGCCTCGAGGATCGTCGGCAGCGAAAGGTCCCATCTGAATTCACGATGAGGACGAGGCGCGGCCGCGCCCACGCCGGGCAGTAttccagcgtgtgctgcgctTAATCCACGCTCGTGTCACAATTAGTTTGAGCGTATAAGGGGCTCGGCTTGGGGCCGACCGCGCCATTCCTGGAGTATAAAACTCATCCTGGCTTCACTCTATAGATGTTCGGTAATTTATTATCCACTTCCTGACGGCCACTGCCCGGGGAACGGCGCGCAGGTGGTCGACGCGCGACTTGGAAAAACCCTGCCCTCCCCTTTCGGATCTTTGGACAAGTTGAACCTG includes:
- the LOC126878189 gene encoding uncharacterized protein LOC126878189, encoding MAQAESISTLRRRRGVLARRLATIRRELDEYEASGKANRIFLASCRSSFDELWRRILEVQEELGVVDEGEDARVDSLSQEHRELDMRFRELFEQISAPTPSTTTRGETCRKPEPTTVPEVRVPQFDGALENWTYFYDMFTSIVDRNEGLTNVQKFQHLRSSITGRAAQSIQSLELTEANYSIALDTLKDKFNCPLQICMRHWNLMRNYPEIKKETPEALEDLLETISVNLKALEHLKEPVTSNIAMIELIASKLPSSSLRKWQRTLPRQKVPSYQHLIDFLKTRANGTQFLSKEKESKGSTHKHRSQRTTIPHGRTLATTSRTVVCPTCNGPHEIRHCKIFKAKSATKRFQIVKKASLCINCLGTGHSPTQCTSAQIKVLNKQAQPIRARALLDTGSSMNFMTDKLAKSLGIKQRRCAIQIGALDNLSTTAKRYTTATITSTDGKYKKTLKFLVIPAISILVPSEPIDPSSLGLPRNIQLADPQFHCPAPIDVLLSTGSTFASLCIGQVNLAQPGEPELRLQKTRFGWVIGGSPTSQTAINTFHATTTALQEDLARFWEIDEGPATTHLSESERLCEEHFRNHVRRTKEGRYIVALPFNEKLSSLGSSKAAAMSRLASLHRRFQRDKQYETAYSAVIQEYLDLGHMTKINTDHATDHGYYLPHHGVTKESSDTTKLRVVFDGSASSTTGVSLNDALHTGPKLQEDLRNILLRFRSFQYVLTGDIEKMYHQFILRPEDRPYQKILWRAYNGEIETYRLNTVTFGLSAAPYLAIRCLKQLAEDEGPRFPRAAQILRRDFYVDDALTGADTKDEALSIRNDLTKLLKLAGLNIRKWASNDRDLLRGLPEEDTKQKLHLGESSTLKTLGVFWDSADDTILYSVKTNSDTSRITKRLISSVIAQIYDPLGLLAPVIVRAKMILQQVWTLKVDWDESLPTDVHTAWIKYHTQLPLLNAVRFPRKTILESATKIELHGFCDASERAYGACVYVRTTDRKNNIWTRLLTARSKVAPLKSLSIPRLELSGALILTSLISSIQQALTTKISRIVYWTDSTIVLHWIRSSPHTLKTFVANRVAEIQTKTNISDWRHVPTDDNPADLMSQGQTPKEFLCPSIWKNGPRWLLQSKSYWPVWSPTPVVDLPEQKKTICLRTSVNDNTLLHRYSSWPRLIRIVAWCLRWRHRQHRSAHLTTDELTAAHNKLIKILQSHHFAPEIRILQKNRSEDVGGKLQPLNPFLDEDGLLRVGGRLTNSAIPFSQKHPIILPKSPLTELIIEQEHRNNHHTGTQATLYAMRLRYWPIDGRSQVWRTLRRCVRCCRANPPPVEYLMGDLPEARYNSARAYDHRARVNSVASAKIEFGT